CGCTCCTCGATCCGGGTCGCAACAAGCCGTCCGTGCTCTCGCTCCGCGAGATCGCCACCGGCAAGGTGAAGTTCGACCGCGACGTGGACGCCGCCCTCGCCGGCAAGTTCGACAAGGAGCCGGTCGCCCCCACCACGCTGCGCCCGATCCCGCCGCCTTCCGTCCAGCGCTAGCTCCAGCTCCAAGCTTCATCTGATTTCGGGCCGCCGCCTCCCTTCCTGAGGCGCCGGCCCGTTTTCGTTCGTCTTCGCGAGAAGGACGCCCGCGGTCGCAAACGCCGGCAGCGCTCCCGCCCTCCCCGATCCCTCCAGCCGGCCGCCTGGGCGTAGGCCCCCGGAATCGTTGAGCAATCAACGCCTCTTCCGAATCGAACGGCGTTCCCTTGACGCTCGGGGAACCTGCGTTATATCTGCCGCGCGATTGGCACTCGCCCGGCAGGAGTGCCAGCGACCGACCCACCGCCGGGATGCTCGAAC
The Vulgatibacter incomptus DNA segment above includes these coding regions:
- the rpoZ gene encoding DNA-directed RNA polymerase subunit omega, with amino-acid sequence MARVTIEDCLPLVENRFALVILATKRTRQLMAGARPLLDPGRNKPSVLSLREIATGKVKFDRDVDAALAGKFDKEPVAPTTLRPIPPPSVQR